One part of the Vogesella sp. LIG4 genome encodes these proteins:
- a CDS encoding HD-GYP domain-containing protein: protein MIKCIDVSDLKVGMFVDDLNCDWSSHPFFRKSFLLKNEQEIEKIVAAGIHEVYIDTSKGLDVKHARTAEEVKVSLEKEMIEALSQEQALPLKVELADEMSRAARIKNQAHELVKTVMQDVRLGKAVELEKVDPMIESITESLLRNGGALLTLLRIKHKDDYTFLHSVSVGTLMIAFCRSVGMDRETIHLAGMGGLLHDTGKALVPDEVLNKPGRLTEAEFDIMKRHPRDGFDILCRTDGIDEIPLDITLHHHERIDGSGYPHHLKGDTISTLAKMAAIVDVYDAITADRCYHKGMPATDALRKIYEWSKYHFDPKLVQAFMRCVGIYPVGTLVRLESGRLGVVVEQNEGSLLQPKIKTFFSAKSGVYLTPEIVDLSKPLGFGGGDKIVSHENPEQWQLNPLRFM, encoded by the coding sequence ATGATCAAGTGTATCGACGTGTCCGACCTGAAGGTCGGGATGTTTGTGGATGACCTGAATTGCGATTGGTCTTCGCACCCGTTTTTCCGCAAAAGCTTCCTGCTCAAGAACGAGCAGGAGATCGAGAAAATCGTCGCCGCCGGCATCCACGAGGTATACATCGATACCAGCAAGGGCCTGGATGTAAAGCATGCCCGCACCGCCGAGGAGGTGAAGGTATCGCTGGAAAAGGAGATGATCGAGGCGCTGTCGCAGGAGCAGGCGCTGCCGCTGAAAGTGGAGCTGGCCGACGAAATGTCGCGCGCTGCCCGCATCAAGAACCAAGCGCACGAGCTGGTGAAAACGGTGATGCAGGACGTGCGGCTGGGCAAGGCGGTGGAGCTGGAAAAGGTCGATCCGATGATCGAGAGCATCACCGAATCCCTGCTGCGCAATGGCGGTGCGCTGCTTACCCTGCTGCGCATCAAGCACAAGGACGACTACACCTTCCTGCATTCGGTGAGCGTGGGCACGCTGATGATCGCCTTCTGCCGCTCGGTGGGCATGGACCGCGAAACCATCCACCTGGCCGGCATGGGCGGGCTGCTGCACGATACCGGCAAGGCGCTGGTGCCTGACGAGGTGCTGAACAAGCCTGGCCGGCTCACCGAAGCAGAGTTCGACATCATGAAGCGCCACCCGCGCGATGGTTTCGACATTCTGTGCCGCACCGACGGCATCGACGAGATTCCGCTGGACATCACCCTGCACCACCACGAACGCATCGACGGCAGCGGCTACCCGCACCACCTGAAGGGCGACACCATCAGCACGCTGGCCAAGATGGCGGCCATCGTCGATGTCTACGACGCCATTACCGCCGACCGCTGCTACCACAAGGGCATGCCGGCCACCGATGCGCTGCGCAAGATCTACGAATGGTCGAAGTACCACTTCGACCCCAAGCTGGTGCAGGCCTTTATGCGCTGCGTCGGCATCTACCCGGTGGGCACGCTGGTGCGGCTGGAGTCCGGCAGGCTGGGCGTGGTGGTGGAACAGAACGAGGGCAGCCTGCTGCAGCCCAAGATCAAGACCTTCTTCAGCGCCAAGAGCGGCGTGTACCTGACGCCGGAGATTGTCGACCTGTCCAAACCGCTGGGTTTTGGCGGCGGCGACAAGATCGTCAGCCACGAGAATCCGGAGCAATGGCAGCTCAACCCGCTGCGTTTCATGTGA
- a CDS encoding sensor domain-containing diguanylate cyclase — protein MTHSDHALIHDGAINSPAARRLQQILDFLPQPVMLFRPDGRVDYANAAARRQFGTPDAASNCHHYAHASTSPCSGEQPCPFQSALQSGQPVTMEHRQQDILGNERFIDVTVAPLFGDDGLLEGLLETHHDITARKQEEQRLQLLQGQLTELAHRDPLTSLSNRRFLELKLETLARDRVSRQCALLFADLDQFKPINDVHGHVVGDRVLSLIAQRLRGAVRSNDLLVRVGGDEFAILLENSNDVGARAVAAKVIASLRHPLEGLPHPNQVGVSIGIATFTTGDAMPADLLGQADRAMYRAKRRGGNDRELIRL, from the coding sequence ATGACGCATTCCGATCATGCCCTGATTCACGACGGTGCAATCAACAGCCCGGCGGCACGCCGTCTGCAGCAAATCCTGGATTTTCTGCCGCAACCGGTGATGCTGTTCCGTCCCGATGGCCGCGTGGACTACGCCAATGCCGCCGCACGGCGCCAGTTCGGCACCCCCGACGCGGCAAGCAACTGCCACCACTATGCCCATGCCAGCACCAGCCCCTGCAGCGGCGAGCAGCCGTGCCCGTTCCAGAGCGCGCTGCAAAGCGGCCAGCCCGTCACCATGGAGCATCGCCAGCAGGACATCCTCGGCAATGAACGCTTCATCGATGTGACCGTGGCACCGCTGTTCGGCGACGATGGCCTGCTGGAAGGCCTGCTGGAAACCCATCACGACATCACCGCCCGCAAGCAGGAAGAGCAGCGCCTGCAATTGCTGCAGGGCCAGCTGACCGAGCTGGCGCATCGCGACCCGCTGACCAGCCTGTCCAACCGCCGCTTCCTGGAACTGAAGCTGGAAACCCTGGCGCGCGACCGCGTGTCGCGCCAGTGCGCGCTGCTGTTCGCCGACCTGGACCAGTTCAAGCCCATCAACGATGTGCACGGCCACGTAGTAGGCGACCGGGTGCTGTCGCTGATCGCCCAGCGCCTGCGTGGCGCGGTGCGCAGCAACGATCTGCTGGTGCGCGTCGGCGGCGACGAGTTCGCCATCCTGCTGGAAAACAGCAACGATGTCGGCGCCCGCGCGGTGGCCGCCAAGGTCATTGCCTCGCTGCGTCACCCGCTGGAAGGGCTGCCGCACCCCAACCAGGTGGGCGTGTCGATCGGCATCGCCACCTTCACTACCGGCGACGCCATGCCGGCAGACCTGCTGGGCCAGGCCGACCGCGCGATGTACCGCGCCAAGCGCCGCGGCGGCAATGACCGCGAGCTGATCCGGCTGTAA
- a CDS encoding nucleotide pyrophosphohydrolase has protein sequence MSRLVDVDGLIAAQRDFAAERSWQPYHTPRNLMLALAGEVGELAEIFQWKTDAEAAQLAGNPAEYTHLQEELADVLMYLVRLADVCQVDLDAAVADKLRKNARKYPPPAG, from the coding sequence ATGAGCAGACTGGTCGATGTGGACGGCCTGATTGCCGCGCAGCGCGATTTTGCCGCCGAGCGCAGCTGGCAGCCCTACCATACCCCGCGCAACCTGATGCTGGCGCTGGCCGGCGAAGTAGGGGAGCTGGCGGAAATCTTCCAGTGGAAGACCGATGCCGAGGCAGCGCAGCTTGCGGGAAACCCGGCCGAGTACACCCACCTGCAGGAAGAGCTGGCCGATGTGCTGATGTACCTGGTGCGGCTGGCCGACGTGTGCCAGGTGGACCTGGATGCCGCGGTAGCGGACAAACTGCGCAAGAACGCGCGGAAATATCCACCGCCGGCAGGCTGA
- the gstA gene encoding glutathione transferase GstA, protein MKLFYSPGACSLSPHIALAESGLAYSFEKVNLRAEPRLTESGADYRALNPKGYVPALQLDNGEFLTEGPAIVQYIADQAPERKLAPANGTLARYRLQEMLNFISTEVHKGFSPMFRSQDEAVRDAAWQQLSTRFTLLSGILAKQDYLLADGFSVADGYLFTCLGWASILGRNLDAWPVLQAYRGRIGERPAVMQAMREEGLL, encoded by the coding sequence ATGAAACTGTTTTACTCCCCCGGTGCCTGCTCGCTGTCCCCGCATATCGCCCTGGCCGAATCCGGCCTGGCGTACAGCTTCGAAAAAGTGAACCTGCGTGCCGAGCCGCGCCTCACCGAGAGCGGCGCCGACTACCGCGCACTGAACCCGAAAGGCTACGTGCCGGCGCTGCAGCTGGATAACGGCGAGTTCCTCACCGAAGGCCCGGCCATCGTGCAGTACATCGCCGACCAGGCGCCCGAGCGCAAGCTGGCGCCGGCCAACGGCACGCTGGCGCGCTACCGCCTGCAGGAAATGCTCAACTTCATCTCCACCGAAGTGCACAAGGGCTTCTCGCCGATGTTCCGCAGCCAGGACGAAGCCGTGCGCGATGCCGCCTGGCAACAGCTGAGCACCCGCTTCACCCTGCTCAGCGGCATCCTCGCCAAACAGGACTACCTGCTGGCCGACGGCTTCAGCGTGGCCGACGGCTACCTGTTCACCTGCCTGGGCTGGGCGAGCATCCTGGGCCGCAACCTGGACGCCTGGCCGGTGCTGCAAGCCTACCGTGGCCGCATCGGCGAACGCCCGGCGGTAATGCAGGCCATGCGCGAGGAAGGGCTGCTGTAA
- a CDS encoding VF530 family DNA-binding protein, whose protein sequence is MTDKQANNPLHGITLEALLTELVRHYGWPRLGQLVKIRCFNHDPSIKSSLAFLRRTPWARQQVEALYLELVTPKAAPAPRGPAPRVLFAGKNQH, encoded by the coding sequence ATGACTGACAAGCAGGCCAACAACCCGCTGCACGGCATCACGCTGGAAGCGCTGCTCACCGAGCTGGTGCGCCACTACGGCTGGCCGCGCCTGGGGCAGCTGGTGAAGATCCGCTGCTTCAACCACGACCCCAGCATCAAATCCAGCCTGGCTTTTCTGCGCCGCACCCCGTGGGCACGACAGCAGGTGGAAGCGCTGTACCTGGAACTGGTCACGCCCAAGGCCGCACCTGCGCCACGCGGCCCGGCACCGCGGGTGCTGTTCGCCGGCAAAAATCAACACTAA
- a CDS encoding YkgJ family cysteine cluster protein, with translation MADIDRLDTWIKYKNGLCSDCMASCCTMPVEVKLPDLVRMGVVDEFELDEPIKNIAKRLEKQRIIQHFNFKYGVFTLAQRSNGDCLYLDAKSRLCTIYEQRPNTCRNHPKVGPRPGFCAYLRNPAHGRKVTSHD, from the coding sequence GTGGCCGATATCGACCGCCTCGATACCTGGATCAAGTACAAGAACGGGCTGTGCAGCGACTGCATGGCCTCCTGTTGCACCATGCCGGTGGAAGTAAAGCTGCCGGACCTGGTGCGCATGGGTGTGGTGGACGAGTTCGAGCTGGACGAGCCGATCAAGAACATCGCCAAACGGCTGGAAAAACAGCGCATCATCCAGCATTTCAACTTCAAGTACGGGGTATTCACCCTGGCGCAGCGCTCCAACGGCGACTGCCTGTACCTGGATGCCAAAAGCCGATTGTGCACCATCTACGAACAGCGCCCCAACACCTGCCGCAACCACCCCAAGGTTGGCCCGCGCCCCGGTTTCTGCGCCTACCTGCGCAATCCGGCGCATGGCCGCAAGGTAACCAGCCATGACTGA
- a CDS encoding DUF3291 domain-containing protein, translating to MSAYQLAQLNIATLLAPLDSPQLADFVANLQHINGLGEGSPGFVWRLQDEAGDATSLRPFGDDVIVNMSVWRSIEALGDFVYRSEHVEFFRRRREWFGRMAEAATVLWWVPHGHIPSLQEAADKLALLRQQGPSAAAFSYARPFPAPDAANQPA from the coding sequence ATGTCCGCCTACCAGCTTGCCCAACTCAATATCGCCACCCTGCTGGCGCCACTGGATTCGCCGCAGCTGGCCGACTTCGTCGCCAACCTGCAGCACATCAACGGCCTGGGCGAGGGCTCGCCCGGCTTCGTGTGGCGGCTGCAGGACGAAGCCGGCGACGCCACCAGCCTGCGCCCGTTCGGCGACGACGTGATCGTGAACATGTCGGTGTGGCGCAGCATCGAGGCGCTGGGCGACTTCGTCTACCGCAGCGAGCACGTGGAATTCTTCCGCCGCCGCCGCGAGTGGTTCGGCCGCATGGCCGAGGCCGCCACCGTGCTGTGGTGGGTGCCGCATGGTCACATCCCCAGCCTGCAGGAAGCCGCCGACAAGCTGGCGCTGTTGCGCCAGCAGGGCCCCAGTGCCGCGGCGTTCAGCTACGCGCGGCCGTTTCCGGCGCCGGATGCGGCCAACCAGCCGGCTTGA
- a CDS encoding VOC family protein yields MNNPVGWFEIHVQDMARAVSFYQAVLQQQLEKLEFPGMEMWTFPMQPEGRGAGGALVKRDGQPSGGNSVMVYFICGDCAEEASRIEAAGGKLLQGKTSIGQYGFIALGLDPDGNSFGLHSM; encoded by the coding sequence ATGAACAACCCGGTAGGCTGGTTCGAAATCCACGTCCAGGACATGGCGCGCGCAGTGAGCTTCTATCAGGCAGTCCTGCAGCAGCAACTGGAAAAACTGGAATTCCCCGGCATGGAAATGTGGACCTTCCCGATGCAGCCGGAAGGCAGGGGCGCAGGCGGCGCCCTGGTGAAACGCGACGGCCAGCCCTCCGGCGGCAACAGCGTAATGGTGTATTTCATCTGCGGTGACTGCGCCGAGGAGGCAAGCCGTATCGAAGCCGCCGGCGGCAAACTGCTGCAAGGCAAGACATCCATCGGCCAGTACGGCTTCATCGCGCTGGGGCTGGACCCGGACGGCAACAGCTTCGGCCTGCATTCCATGTAG
- a CDS encoding DUF3141 domain-containing protein, protein MHSATLFNDLNSYLTDAWQRGILALDVLRERGDVYLQHHADGKPPVLAFDYSLIMDGRKLPQPVNYALAAIHPPAGSPATDPDKRPFVVIDPRAGHGPGIGGFKMDSEIGIALRQGHPCYFVMFFPQPEPGQTIECVLQAEKAFMDRINSLHSGHSGKPFVIGNCQGGWALALLAATAPEKVGPILLAGSPLAYWSGIRGKHPLRYSGGLTGGTWGASLAGDLGGGLFDGAHLVSNFENLNPANTLWEKPYRLYANVDDERERFLDFERWWGGHFMLGKQEMEWITQNLFVGNHLSAGDIELEQGNTRVDLRNIRSPIIVFASWGDNITPPQQALNWVMDLYRSTDEIRANEQTIVYCLHEQVGHLGIFVSAGVANREHSELASALDLIDVLPPGLYEAVITDTHPETPGVDYLQGRYIVRFEPRDIADIAALDDGRDDELPFEVVRRVAEINQQLYDSFVSPWLRALIKPAQAEALRVLHPARQERLLLSSLNPWLSWLPRAAEQIRLQRQPVDEGNLFWQWQQQGSKLMAGALEQWGDWRDRWMEQCFELTYGAPWLRAVVGLPPADAWQREAQSGRWEREEMLRLKRAELEQHYTAGNPFDGLLRLLVYTAIGTGVVDVRPFNAIRRLMAETPLGEGVALPALKDSIRRQTWLVRNDETRALDTLGSLLTEPQQRQQALDLAWHLLGIAGPISEEKQARLARVAAALQLSGPSPQPGKAEAAAPAPAAAVAEVAEAAQTAAVIEPAEAARVEVATPAAKPARQPAAKRSPAAAKPAASKAASSAEAKPAAPRSRRKPAAPDAE, encoded by the coding sequence ATGCACAGCGCAACCCTGTTCAACGACCTGAATTCCTACCTCACCGATGCCTGGCAGCGCGGCATCCTCGCGCTGGATGTGCTGCGCGAACGTGGCGATGTCTACCTGCAGCACCACGCCGACGGCAAGCCGCCGGTGCTGGCCTTCGACTACAGCCTGATCATGGATGGCCGCAAGCTGCCGCAGCCGGTGAACTACGCACTGGCCGCCATCCACCCGCCGGCCGGCAGCCCGGCCACCGACCCGGACAAACGCCCCTTCGTGGTGATCGACCCGCGCGCCGGCCACGGCCCCGGTATCGGCGGCTTCAAGATGGACAGCGAAATCGGCATCGCGCTGCGCCAGGGCCACCCGTGCTACTTCGTGATGTTCTTCCCGCAGCCGGAGCCGGGCCAGACCATCGAATGCGTGCTGCAGGCGGAAAAAGCCTTCATGGATCGCATCAACAGCCTGCACAGCGGCCACAGCGGCAAGCCGTTCGTGATCGGCAACTGCCAGGGCGGCTGGGCGCTGGCGCTGCTGGCGGCCACCGCGCCGGAAAAGGTCGGCCCCATCCTGCTGGCCGGCTCGCCGCTGGCCTACTGGTCCGGCATTCGCGGCAAGCACCCGCTGCGCTACAGCGGCGGCCTCACCGGCGGCACCTGGGGCGCCTCGCTGGCCGGCGACCTGGGCGGCGGGCTGTTCGACGGCGCCCACCTGGTAAGCAACTTCGAAAACCTGAACCCGGCCAACACGCTGTGGGAAAAGCCGTACCGTCTGTACGCCAACGTGGATGACGAGCGCGAGCGCTTCCTGGACTTCGAACGCTGGTGGGGCGGCCATTTCATGCTCGGCAAGCAGGAAATGGAGTGGATCACCCAGAACCTGTTCGTCGGCAATCACCTGTCCGCCGGCGACATCGAGCTGGAGCAGGGCAATACCCGCGTCGACCTGCGCAACATCCGCTCGCCCATCATCGTGTTCGCCAGCTGGGGCGACAACATCACCCCGCCGCAACAGGCGCTGAACTGGGTCATGGACCTGTACCGCAGCACCGACGAGATTCGCGCCAACGAGCAGACCATCGTCTACTGCCTGCACGAGCAGGTGGGCCACCTGGGTATTTTCGTGTCCGCCGGCGTGGCCAACCGCGAGCACAGCGAGCTGGCCAGCGCGCTGGATCTCATCGACGTGCTGCCGCCGGGGCTGTACGAGGCGGTCATCACCGACACCCACCCGGAAACCCCCGGCGTGGACTACCTGCAGGGCCGCTACATCGTGCGCTTCGAGCCGCGCGACATCGCCGACATTGCCGCGCTGGACGACGGCCGCGACGACGAGCTGCCATTCGAAGTGGTGCGCCGCGTAGCCGAGATCAACCAGCAGCTGTACGACAGCTTCGTGTCGCCCTGGCTGCGCGCGCTGATCAAGCCGGCGCAGGCCGAGGCACTGCGTGTGCTGCACCCGGCGCGGCAGGAGCGCCTGCTGCTGTCCAGCCTCAACCCGTGGCTGTCCTGGCTGCCACGGGCGGCCGAGCAGATTCGCCTGCAACGCCAGCCGGTGGACGAGGGCAACCTGTTCTGGCAGTGGCAGCAGCAAGGCAGCAAGCTCATGGCCGGCGCGCTGGAGCAGTGGGGCGACTGGCGCGACCGCTGGATGGAGCAATGCTTCGAACTCACCTACGGCGCGCCGTGGCTGCGTGCAGTGGTCGGCCTGCCGCCGGCGGACGCCTGGCAGCGCGAAGCGCAGTCCGGCCGCTGGGAGCGCGAGGAAATGCTGCGCCTGAAGCGTGCCGAGCTGGAGCAGCACTACACCGCCGGCAACCCGTTCGACGGCCTGCTGCGCCTGCTGGTGTACACCGCCATCGGCACCGGCGTGGTGGACGTGCGCCCGTTCAACGCCATTCGCCGCCTGATGGCGGAAACGCCGCTGGGCGAGGGCGTGGCGCTGCCGGCGCTGAAAGACAGCATCCGCCGCCAGACTTGGCTGGTGCGCAACGACGAAACCCGCGCGCTGGACACCCTGGGCAGCCTGCTTACCGAGCCGCAGCAGCGCCAGCAGGCGCTGGACCTGGCCTGGCACCTGCTGGGCATCGCCGGGCCGATCAGCGAGGAGAAACAGGCACGCCTGGCCCGCGTGGCCGCCGCGCTGCAGCTGAGCGGCCCCAGCCCGCAGCCGGGCAAGGCCGAAGCGGCAGCACCGGCACCCGCTGCCGCAGTTGCTGAAGTAGCAGAGGCCGCGCAAACAGCGGCGGTAATTGAGCCAGCAGAAGCCGCCAGGGTAGAAGTTGCCACGCCGGCAGCCAAACCCGCGCGCCAGCCTGCCGCCAAGCGCAGCCCGGCCGCTGCCAAACCCGCCGCCAGCAAAGCGGCAAGCAGCGCGGAGGCCAAGCCGGCAGCACCGCGCAGCCGCCGCAAACCGGCAGCGCCGGACGCGGAATAA
- a CDS encoding DMT family transporter, translating to MNSLYLPLAFVIGIVIPLQAAINNQLKMLIGGSPIMAALVSFLVGAVTLAIAALLTGQRWLGLAALPKAEWWMLTGGMLGALFVFGTTLLAPRLGVAVMLSLIIAGQVCASLLFDRYGWLGMPLKEINSWRLLGAALVIAGVLLVNLGDKIGKA from the coding sequence ATGAACTCGCTTTACCTCCCGCTGGCCTTCGTCATCGGCATCGTGATTCCGCTGCAGGCGGCAATCAACAACCAGCTCAAGATGCTGATAGGCGGCAGCCCCATCATGGCCGCCCTGGTGTCCTTCCTGGTGGGCGCCGTCACCCTGGCCATTGCCGCCCTGCTTACCGGCCAGCGCTGGCTGGGCCTGGCCGCGCTGCCCAAGGCCGAATGGTGGATGCTTACCGGCGGCATGCTGGGCGCGCTGTTCGTGTTCGGCACCACCTTGCTGGCGCCGCGGCTGGGCGTGGCGGTAATGCTGTCGCTGATCATCGCCGGCCAGGTATGCGCCTCGCTGCTGTTCGACCGCTACGGCTGGCTGGGTATGCCGTTGAAGGAGATCAACAGCTGGCGCCTGCTGGGCGCGGCGCTGGTGATTGCCGGCGTGCTGCTGGTGAACCTGGGCGACAAGATCGGCAAGGCCTGA
- a CDS encoding cupin domain-containing protein, producing MEQKTSRNTIGAYEPFAADSVPWDSYQQGSRFGLRYQQLGEFGGAQHVGVSREELAPGKQSCPLHYHMQEEEHLLILDGELTLLLGEARYRMQAGDYVCFPAGQQVGHALFNHSDAPCRYLIIGERNRNEVVVYPESGRIGVRSLGQGFDGKATMEYWDGQAGSQD from the coding sequence ATGGAGCAGAAAACCAGCCGCAACACCATTGGCGCCTACGAACCGTTCGCCGCCGACAGCGTGCCGTGGGACAGTTATCAACAGGGCAGCCGCTTCGGCCTGCGTTATCAACAGCTGGGCGAATTCGGCGGTGCGCAGCACGTGGGCGTAAGCCGCGAGGAGCTGGCGCCCGGCAAGCAATCCTGCCCGCTGCACTACCACATGCAGGAGGAGGAACACCTGCTGATCCTGGATGGCGAGCTGACGCTGCTGCTGGGCGAGGCGCGCTACCGCATGCAGGCCGGCGACTACGTGTGCTTTCCCGCCGGGCAGCAGGTGGGCCATGCGCTGTTCAACCACAGCGATGCCCCATGCCGCTACCTGATCATCGGCGAGCGCAACCGCAACGAGGTGGTGGTGTACCCGGAAAGCGGCCGCATCGGCGTGCGCAGCCTGGGGCAGGGCTTCGACGGCAAGGCCACCATGGAATACTGGGACGGCCAGGCCGGCAGCCAGGACTGA
- a CDS encoding cupin domain-containing protein, which translates to MLLRADMTQRALVLPGDYQFVASPLPGVQRMMLDRVGGEVARATSIVDYAPGACFDAHDHDGGEEILVLSGEFADEHGVYPAGSYLRNPPGSRHAPYSRSGCRLLVKLRQFAPDDAATVRIDTASAPWQPGMHPGVQLLPLHRHGAEHTALLRWAPGTLFPLHSHPGGEEMLVLQGVLCDENGCYPAGSWLRSPCGSAHTPYTGHEGAVIYVKAGHLAV; encoded by the coding sequence ATGCTGCTACGAGCCGACATGACGCAACGCGCGCTGGTGCTGCCCGGCGACTACCAGTTCGTGGCCTCGCCGTTGCCCGGGGTGCAACGCATGATGCTGGACCGGGTGGGCGGCGAAGTGGCGCGCGCCACCAGCATTGTCGATTACGCCCCCGGCGCCTGTTTTGACGCCCACGATCACGATGGCGGCGAAGAGATACTGGTGCTGTCCGGCGAGTTTGCCGACGAGCACGGCGTGTACCCGGCTGGCAGCTATCTGCGCAACCCGCCGGGCAGCCGCCACGCGCCGTATTCCCGTAGCGGCTGCCGGCTGCTGGTCAAGCTGCGGCAGTTTGCGCCGGACGATGCCGCCACGGTGCGTATCGATACCGCCAGCGCGCCGTGGCAGCCGGGGATGCATCCCGGCGTGCAGTTGCTGCCACTGCATCGGCATGGCGCCGAGCACACCGCGCTGTTGCGCTGGGCGCCCGGCACGCTGTTCCCGCTGCACAGCCACCCCGGTGGTGAAGAGATGCTGGTGCTGCAAGGCGTGCTCTGCGACGAAAACGGCTGCTACCCGGCCGGCAGCTGGCTGCGCAGCCCCTGTGGCAGTGCGCACACGCCGTATACCGGCCACGAGGGCGCTGTGATCTACGTGAAAGCGGGCCACTTGGCGGTGTGA
- a CDS encoding sulfite exporter TauE/SafE family protein: MHLGAVTTLAALLLGAVLGGVGGLLGIGGGILAIPLLGAAYGLDQTMAQGTALVMMVPNVLLAFWRYRQRSPFPLSLALRIGALSVLATWLAAHLALGLDKTLLRQIFAGFLLLLGGYFWRESRPRPQRATQQPWPARYLPGVGLVGGACAGFFSVGAGIVAAPILVRGFGKAQAEAQGLALALVLPGALVALASYGRAGAVDWPLGLCLALGGLFTVSPGVALAYRLPQPRLRQLFALMLWLTAGLSCWLG, encoded by the coding sequence ATGCATCTGGGCGCAGTGACAACGTTGGCCGCATTGCTGCTGGGCGCGGTACTGGGCGGGGTGGGTGGCCTGCTGGGCATCGGCGGCGGCATTCTGGCGATACCGCTACTGGGCGCTGCCTACGGCCTGGATCAGACCATGGCGCAGGGCACGGCGCTGGTGATGATGGTACCCAATGTGCTGCTGGCGTTCTGGCGCTACCGCCAGCGCAGCCCGTTCCCGCTGTCGCTGGCGCTGCGCATCGGCGCGCTGTCGGTGCTGGCCACCTGGCTGGCCGCGCACCTGGCGCTGGGGCTGGACAAGACGCTGTTGCGGCAGATCTTTGCCGGCTTTCTGCTGCTGCTGGGCGGCTATTTCTGGCGCGAGTCGCGGCCACGGCCGCAGCGCGCCACGCAGCAGCCGTGGCCCGCCCGCTACCTGCCCGGCGTGGGGCTGGTGGGCGGCGCCTGCGCCGGTTTCTTCAGCGTGGGCGCCGGCATCGTGGCGGCGCCCATCCTGGTGCGCGGCTTCGGCAAAGCGCAGGCCGAGGCGCAGGGCCTGGCACTGGCGCTGGTACTGCCGGGGGCTCTGGTGGCGCTGGCCAGCTATGGCCGCGCAGGCGCGGTGGACTGGCCGCTGGGGCTGTGCCTGGCGCTGGGCGGGCTGTTCACCGTGTCGCCTGGCGTGGCGCTGGCCTACCGCCTGCCACAGCCGCGGCTGCGTCAGCTGTTCGCGCTGATGCTGTGGCTGACCGCCGGCCTGAGCTGCTGGCTGGGTTGA
- a CDS encoding LysR family transcriptional regulator — protein MDPVADLAFFSRLMQCGSLTATAQQLGITPPAVSRRLAALEQRLGVRLVNRTTRTLALTAEGERYLARGRPLLAELLELENELSAASAAPQGLLRVNATLGFGRRHIAPAVSAFVRAYPQVQVQLQLSDRMPALSEGSFDVSIRFGAPPDARIVARRIAANRRILCASPAYLAQHPAPAEPADLRALDCIVVRENDDIWGNWVLHNGSQVQTVKVAGPLSSNDGETAVHWALDGHGVLLRSLWDVTPYLHSGRLRQLLPAWSGAPADIWALYPPRLGLSARVRCFVDFLSEHFAAAANWQGA, from the coding sequence ATGGACCCGGTCGCCGACCTCGCCTTCTTCAGCCGCCTGATGCAGTGCGGCAGCCTTACCGCCACCGCCCAGCAGCTGGGCATCACTCCGCCTGCCGTCAGCCGGCGGCTGGCTGCGCTGGAGCAGCGGCTGGGTGTGCGCCTGGTCAACCGCACCACGCGCACGCTGGCACTTACCGCGGAGGGCGAACGCTACCTGGCGCGTGGCCGGCCGCTGCTGGCGGAGCTGCTGGAGCTGGAAAACGAGCTGAGCGCCGCCAGTGCCGCACCGCAGGGCCTGCTGCGCGTCAACGCCACGCTGGGCTTTGGCCGCCGCCACATCGCCCCGGCGGTATCGGCCTTCGTGCGCGCCTACCCGCAAGTGCAGGTGCAACTGCAGCTGAGCGACCGCATGCCGGCGCTGAGCGAAGGCAGCTTCGATGTGAGCATCCGCTTTGGCGCGCCGCCGGATGCGCGCATCGTGGCACGGCGCATCGCCGCCAACCGCCGCATCCTGTGCGCATCACCCGCCTACCTGGCGCAGCACCCGGCACCGGCCGAGCCGGCCGACCTGCGCGCGCTGGACTGCATCGTGGTGCGCGAGAACGACGATATCTGGGGCAACTGGGTGCTGCACAACGGCAGCCAGGTGCAAACGGTGAAGGTAGCCGGCCCGCTGTCCAGCAACGATGGCGAAACCGCGGTGCACTGGGCGCTGGACGGCCACGGCGTGCTGCTGCGCTCGCTGTGGGATGTCACGCCCTATCTGCACAGCGGCCGCCTGCGCCAGCTGCTGCCGGCGTGGAGCGGCGCGCCGGCCGACATCTGGGCGCTGTACCCGCCGCGGCTGGGCTTGTCCGCCCGGGTGCGCTGCTTTGTGGATTTCCTGAGCGAGCACTTTGCCGCCGCCGCCAACTGGCAAGGAGCGTAG